Proteins encoded together in one Cherax quadricarinatus isolate ZL_2023a chromosome 68, ASM3850222v1, whole genome shotgun sequence window:
- the LOC128697905 gene encoding zinc finger protein Pegasus-like, whose protein sequence is MASGMENPVTNLLEFYDKAVDVRTVTSIISSQHSRPHSHAIHITQSSLASCTTVDHTHNLSTSRSLDGGASPSSVYSVSPSSTLSYIGGNITQGLTEASEDFSQEFLNSLQQSGTTAAEGASNLVCPYCGKVSRCLSHLQTHIRVHTGERPYACHYCPFRTTQKVALKEHIYTHTGEKPHSCPHCDFKCAKKCNLNSHMRRHHASHSVGLILQDLGI, encoded by the coding sequence GCAGTTGATGTGAGAACAGTTACCAGCATCATTAGCTCTCAACATTCTCGGCCTCATTCCCATGCCATCCACATTACTCAGAGTTCTTTGGCAAGCTGCACAACAGTTGATCACACCCACAACCTCTCAACTTCAAGATCCCTTGATGGAGGAGCCTCACCTTCATCTGTGTACTCAGTTTCACCAAGCAGCACTCTAAGTTACATTGGAGGCAATATAACTCAGGGACTAACAGAGGCATCAGAGGACTTTTCTCAAGAATTTCTAAATTCTCTTCAGCAAAGTGGTACTACTGCAGCAGAGGGAGCATCAAACTTAGTGTGTCCTTACTGTGGTAAAGTTAGCCGCTGTCTAAGTCATCTTCAAACGCACATTAGAGTTCATACTGGTGAACGGCCATATGCTTGCCATTACTGCCCTTTCAGGACCACACAGAAGGTTGCTCTAAAAGAGCATATCTACACACATACTGGTGAAAAGCCACATTCTTGTCCACATTGTGACTTCAAATGTGCAAAGAAATGTAATTTAAATTCACATATGCGAAGACACCATGCTTCCCATTCTGTTGGCCTAATTTTGCAAGATTTGGGTATTTAG